A window of Hordeum vulgare subsp. vulgare chromosome 5H, MorexV3_pseudomolecules_assembly, whole genome shotgun sequence genomic DNA:
TTAGTCAGTCATTCTATTAAACAATACTAACCGTGCAATATTTACTAACAATTCCAACTGTGCAATATTTACTAACAATATTTACTAACCATTCTAACTGTGCAATATTTACTAATAATTCTATTAAACAAGATGGCAGCACTAATCCATACCTTCTCAGCACATGCGAAGAACCTCCTCCGAGTGCTGGTTCCTTCAAAAGCTACGAATCTCTTTGTTGCTTTGCCATGCTTTTGGCTGAAAACCATAAGCTCCAACTCAAGCCCTGTGTAATCCTCGTCTTCAATGCTATCAGGAATCTAAAGCGAGCAAAAATCAGGAATGAGAAATACTATAAATCCCCAAATGCAGCAGGCTTAGAACATTAACCCTGACCCTAACCAGACTAGAGCCCTAACCCCTACCAGAATAAACAATAATCACCAAATCCCCTAAACCCCAAACCAGACTAGAAACCCTAACCCAAACACTATATCCCCAAATGCAGCAGCCTAGAACACTAACCCTAACCAGACTACAACCCTAACCCCTACCAGAATAGAACCTAATCCCCAAATCCCGAAATGCACCCGACtagaaccctaaccctagctgcGAGCACTCACCTCGTACTTCTCGTCCTCCTGACTATTTTCGCAGAGCATTTGGGAGTAGTCTTGGCGGTTGTCGTCGCTGCTTTCCTCCTCATACTCCATGGCGGGGCGCCGACGGCAAAGACGGCGGAGACGGCGAAGAAGCGTTGGACAGAGGAGAGGGAGTCGGGCTGGGAAAGAATGCAGTGCGAGCGGGGTTCCCCCCAGCCGATCCGAGCCGCATTGAGAGGGAGAGAGCCGGTTTTCCCCTAGCCGCAGCGGTCCGGGCCGTTTTTTTCTTTGAGGGACCGACCGGTGGGCCATATCTGTCAAAAGGGCATCTATACGTACAAATATAAGAATTACAACATACGGATTGTATCTTGATATGTATTTGCAAAAAGTTTGAAAGATGACATCAACCTGTCAATACGGTCTGAATTGTGATATTCATTTGCAATTAACTCGAACCCGCCTCGTCGACGACCCAACGGTGCGCGCACGGCCGGATTAAAAAGGCGTACGGCCGCGTCGAGTTTGGTGCAAGGAAACCACACAACGTTGCTGTCGGGAGTCAAAACGTTCTGTGAAAATACCAAACCAACTTTGAACGATTCTAACGTTCCATCCTGGTCCTATCGTGGTCTTTGCTGGAGTAGCggtgttttggatttttttttgttgGGAAACCGGGCCC
This region includes:
- the LOC123397126 gene encoding uncharacterized protein LOC123397126, yielding MAHRSVPQRKKRPGPLRLGENRLSPSQCGSDRLGGTPLALHSFPARLPLLCPTLLRRLRRLCRRRPAMEYEEESSDDNRQDYSQMLCENSQEDEKYEIPDSIEDEDYTGLELELMVFSQKHGKATKRFVAFEGTSTRRRFFACAEKGADNCGFV